A genomic stretch from Colwellia sp. Arc7-635 includes:
- a CDS encoding DUF2788 domain-containing protein yields MIAENFELIETIGLNLFYAFIFIFIGLTIHDVMNKNDVPKMGKIVVYFVLFFGCAGFIAKGIIQLIWESQGVG; encoded by the coding sequence ATGATAGCAGAAAACTTTGAATTAATTGAAACCATTGGGTTGAATTTATTTTATGCTTTTATTTTTATTTTCATTGGGTTAACAATCCATGATGTAATGAATAAAAACGATGTTCCTAAAATGGGAAAGATTGTTGTTTATTTTGTATTATTTTTTGGATGTGCAGGATTTATTGCCAAAGGCATAATTCAGCTCATTTGGGAAAGTCAGGGCGTTGGATAA
- a CDS encoding GNAT family N-acetyltransferase, producing MLNYKISKHSPTTQDFIALRAAIGWGETDAAMAKISLANSLFHVIIEQMNDDGSLGELIAMGRVIGDGAMYFYIQDVMVIPQYQGQGFGNILMKEIEAYLMLTAKKGATVGLLAAKGKEAFYCRFGYQKRPSDSLGNGMCKFVC from the coding sequence TTGTTAAATTATAAAATTTCAAAGCATAGCCCAACCACGCAAGACTTTATTGCCTTAAGAGCCGCTATTGGGTGGGGGGAAACTGATGCTGCTATGGCGAAAATCAGCTTAGCTAACTCATTGTTTCATGTGATTATTGAACAGATGAATGACGACGGTAGCTTGGGTGAACTTATTGCTATGGGACGTGTTATTGGTGATGGCGCTATGTATTTTTATATACAAGATGTCATGGTGATACCGCAGTATCAAGGTCAGGGCTTTGGCAATATACTGATGAAGGAAATAGAGGCATACTTAATGTTAACGGCGAAAAAAGGTGCTACCGTGGGCTTATTAGCCGCAAAAGGTAAAGAAGCTTTTTATTGCCGGTTTGGTTACCAGAAAAGACCAAGCGATAGCTTAGGCAATGGTATGTGTAAGTTTGTATGTTGA
- the fldA gene encoding flavodoxin FldA gives MAIVGLFFGSDTGNTEAVGKMIQKKLGKKLVDVKDIAKSTKEEIAEFDLLILGIPTWYYGENQCDWDDFLPELEEIDFTDKLVAIFGLGDQEDYSEYFCDAMEPLRDIVESKGAIVVGNWPTQGYEFEASKALTDENTFIGLCIDEDRQPELTEQRVDAWVKQIYDELCLAELED, from the coding sequence ATGGCAATTGTAGGTTTATTTTTCGGAAGTGATACAGGAAACACTGAAGCCGTAGGCAAAATGATCCAAAAGAAATTGGGTAAAAAGCTTGTTGATGTTAAAGACATCGCCAAAAGTACTAAAGAGGAAATCGCTGAATTCGATTTGCTGATCTTAGGTATTCCTACTTGGTATTACGGTGAAAACCAGTGTGATTGGGATGATTTCTTACCAGAATTGGAAGAAATTGATTTCACTGACAAACTAGTCGCTATTTTTGGTTTAGGCGATCAAGAAGATTACTCAGAGTACTTCTGTGACGCGATGGAACCATTACGCGATATCGTTGAATCAAAAGGCGCTATTGTTGTTGGTAACTGGCCAACACAAGGTTACGAGTTTGAAGCTTCTAAAGCCTTAACTGACGAGAATACCTTTATCGGACTATGTATCGATGAAGACCGTCAGCCAGAGTTAACTGAGCAGCGTGTTGATGCTTGGGTTAAACAGATTTACGATGAACTTTGCTTGGCTGAATTAGAAGACTAA
- the ybfE gene encoding LexA regulated protein, with product MAKEVADLTTIDLFSDEKRPGRPKTNPHSRSVQVKINKRNQVKRDKNNGLKRVEFKLHQDVFERLDALAKDKGVSRGELIEALLVQSLDTNDIKI from the coding sequence ATGGCAAAAGAAGTAGCAGATTTAACAACCATTGACTTATTTAGCGATGAAAAGCGTCCGGGGCGACCAAAAACGAATCCTCATTCACGCAGTGTGCAAGTTAAAATTAACAAGCGCAACCAAGTTAAGCGTGATAAGAACAATGGCCTAAAGCGAGTTGAGTTTAAATTACATCAAGATGTATTTGAACGTTTAGACGCTTTAGCAAAAGATAAAGGTGTGAGCCGAGGTGAATTAATAGAAGCGTTATTAGTTCAGTCGCTTGATACCAACGATATTAAAATTTAG